In a genomic window of Amycolatopsis japonica:
- a CDS encoding dipeptide/oligopeptide/nickel ABC transporter permease/ATP-binding protein encodes MAKWFAALRTPVGAFAAALLTLVLALAVFAPILWHDNAFAIDTNAIGQGPSAAHWLGTDDLGRDILFRVLVATRLSVLLAVLATVIGVVTGLVLGTLPSLLPRPAARLVTSAVNIAVAFPGLLLVLFFSVIFGVGTHGAVFAVGFALAPAFARLAQTLSASVAGQDFVSAARISGVGRIRLLLRHILPNIGEPLVVNATIGAGASLLAFSGLSFLGIGVQAPDYDWGRLLGEGLNGIYVNPAAALAPGVAVVLAGLAFNLVGETVAGVIGVRTGLRKLAPRPVTPAREAAADARDDAVLVVENLQVAFPRPAGWTVPVRGVSFTVRAGEAIGVVGESGSGKSLTGLAVSRLVEAPAVVTADKLEFAGKPVLTTPERELRGLLGTSLAMVFQDPMTSFNPTRRIGRQLAEVAEQHQGLPRAKAFERAVDRLRAVRIPAAERRARQYPHEFSGGMRQRAMIGMGLMGDPKLIIADEPTTALDVTVQRQLLRLLARTRAERDTAIILISHDIAVVSQTCERMLVMYAGRVVEDLPSAATPRHPYTRALMAATLDLETDREASLAVIPGRPPEPDRVPNGCAFADRCPAATDRCRLEDPALERVDAEHRVACWYPAPLSQPAKETVTAGGAE; translated from the coding sequence ATGGCGAAATGGTTCGCGGCCCTCCGCACCCCGGTGGGCGCGTTCGCGGCGGCCCTGCTGACGCTGGTGCTCGCGCTCGCGGTGTTCGCCCCGATCCTGTGGCACGACAACGCTTTCGCGATCGACACGAACGCCATCGGGCAGGGACCGTCGGCTGCGCATTGGCTCGGTACCGACGACCTCGGCCGCGACATCCTCTTCCGCGTCCTGGTCGCGACCCGGCTTTCGGTCCTGCTCGCGGTGCTCGCGACGGTGATCGGAGTGGTGACCGGGCTTGTGCTCGGCACATTGCCCTCGCTGCTGCCGCGTCCCGCGGCACGGCTCGTGACGTCGGCGGTGAACATCGCGGTCGCGTTCCCCGGGCTGTTGCTGGTGTTGTTCTTCTCGGTCATCTTCGGGGTCGGGACGCACGGCGCGGTGTTCGCGGTCGGTTTCGCGCTGGCGCCGGCGTTCGCGCGGCTCGCGCAGACACTGTCGGCCTCCGTCGCGGGGCAGGACTTCGTTTCCGCCGCCCGGATCTCCGGGGTCGGCCGGATACGGTTGCTGCTCCGGCACATCCTCCCCAACATCGGCGAACCGCTGGTGGTGAACGCGACCATCGGCGCGGGTGCCTCCCTGCTGGCGTTCTCCGGACTGTCGTTCCTCGGCATCGGCGTGCAGGCACCGGATTACGACTGGGGTCGGCTGCTCGGCGAAGGGCTCAACGGGATCTACGTCAACCCGGCGGCCGCGCTCGCGCCTGGTGTGGCCGTGGTGCTGGCCGGGCTCGCGTTCAACCTGGTCGGTGAGACCGTCGCCGGGGTGATCGGCGTCCGCACGGGGCTGCGCAAGCTCGCGCCGCGGCCGGTCACACCCGCCAGGGAGGCCGCCGCCGACGCCCGCGACGACGCGGTGCTGGTGGTGGAGAACCTCCAGGTGGCGTTCCCGCGTCCAGCGGGCTGGACCGTTCCGGTGCGCGGGGTGAGCTTCACCGTCCGCGCGGGCGAGGCGATCGGGGTCGTCGGCGAGTCGGGCTCGGGCAAGAGCCTGACCGGGCTGGCGGTGTCACGGCTGGTCGAAGCGCCGGCCGTGGTCACCGCGGACAAGCTCGAATTCGCCGGGAAACCGGTGCTGACGACGCCGGAACGGGAGTTGCGCGGGTTGCTCGGCACCTCGCTGGCGATGGTGTTCCAGGATCCGATGACGTCGTTCAACCCGACCAGGCGGATCGGCCGTCAACTGGCCGAAGTCGCCGAGCAGCACCAGGGACTTCCGCGTGCCAAGGCCTTCGAGCGGGCCGTTGACCGGTTGCGCGCGGTGCGGATCCCCGCCGCCGAGCGCCGCGCGCGGCAGTATCCGCACGAGTTCTCCGGCGGGATGCGGCAGCGCGCGATGATCGGCATGGGCCTGATGGGCGACCCGAAGCTCATCATCGCCGACGAGCCGACCACCGCACTCGACGTCACCGTGCAGCGGCAGTTGCTGCGCCTGCTGGCGCGGACCAGGGCCGAGCGGGACACGGCGATCATCCTGATCAGCCACGACATCGCGGTCGTTTCCCAGACGTGCGAACGGATGTTGGTCATGTACGCGGGCCGGGTGGTGGAGGATCTGCCGTCCGCCGCGACGCCGCGGCATCCCTACACACGGGCCCTGATGGCCGCGACGCTCGACCTCGAAACCGATCGTGAGGCTTCGCTGGCGGTGATCCCGGGCCGTCCGCCGGAGCCGGATCGCGTGCCCAACGGCTGCGCTTTCGCCGACCGGTGTCCGGCGGCGACCGACCGCTGCCGTCTCGAAGACCCGGCGTTGGAGCGCGTGGACGCCGAGCATCGCGTCGCCTGCTGGTATCCCGCGCCGCTTTCCCAGCCCGCCAAGGAAACCGTGACCGCCGGAGGTGCGGAGTGA
- a CDS encoding ABC transporter ATP-binding protein: protein MSDLVFDAVSVRYGGRRGLTAVDRVGLTVPSGQVVGLVGESGSGKSTLARAAVGLSPISAGRVLLGGVDVRKLPRRPPLQMVFQDPYSSLDPRMSIGESITEAIPRGVLPGRAARRDEVARLLELVNLDPERAAHLPGQLSGGQRQRVALARALAGRPEVLIADEITSALDVSVQGAVLNLVRSVQRRLGLSMLFISHNLAVIRYLSDIVAVMYLGRIVEVGPAEQVLTDPRHPYTRDLLAAAPSATGSLLDLGDASETADAEPADPHHPPAGCRYHTRCPVGPLVRAGRELCLEADPAEAVPIKGVAHRRHSAACHFSENESHPLTISRGASAS from the coding sequence GTGAGCGATCTCGTGTTCGACGCGGTGAGCGTGCGGTACGGCGGCAGGCGCGGGCTCACCGCCGTCGACCGGGTCGGCCTGACCGTCCCTTCCGGACAGGTCGTCGGGCTCGTCGGCGAATCGGGCTCCGGGAAATCGACGCTGGCCCGTGCCGCCGTCGGGCTCTCGCCGATCAGTGCCGGACGCGTCCTGCTGGGCGGCGTAGACGTGCGCAAGCTGCCCCGGCGTCCTCCCTTGCAGATGGTGTTCCAGGATCCGTATTCCTCTTTGGACCCCCGGATGAGCATCGGGGAATCGATCACCGAGGCGATCCCGCGCGGTGTCTTGCCCGGCCGCGCCGCGCGCCGGGACGAGGTCGCCCGGCTTCTGGAGCTGGTCAATCTCGACCCCGAGCGGGCGGCCCACCTGCCGGGGCAGCTTTCCGGCGGTCAGCGGCAGCGCGTGGCGCTCGCCCGCGCGCTGGCCGGACGGCCCGAGGTGCTGATCGCCGACGAGATCACCTCCGCGCTGGACGTTTCGGTGCAGGGCGCGGTGCTGAACCTCGTCCGGTCCGTGCAACGGCGGCTGGGCCTGTCGATGCTGTTCATCTCGCACAACCTCGCGGTGATCCGCTATCTCAGCGACATCGTCGCCGTGATGTACCTCGGGCGGATCGTCGAGGTCGGCCCGGCCGAACAGGTGCTGACCGACCCGCGGCACCCGTACACCCGTGACCTGCTGGCAGCGGCGCCGTCGGCGACCGGCTCGCTGCTCGACCTGGGTGACGCGAGCGAGACCGCCGACGCCGAACCCGCCGACCCGCACCATCCGCCGGCCGGATGCCGTTACCACACCCGCTGTCCGGTCGGCCCGCTCGTGCGGGCCGGCCGCGAACTCTGCCTCGAGGCTGACCCCGCCGAAGCTGTGCCCATCAAAGGCGTGGCACACCGACGTCATTCGGCGGCCTGCCACTTCAGCGAAAACGAGAGCCACCCGCTCACGATCTCCAGAGGAGCAAGCGCATCATGA